One Aspergillus oryzae RIB40 DNA, chromosome 2 genomic window carries:
- a CDS encoding uncharacterized protein (dihydrolipoamide transacylase (alpha-keto acid dehydrogenase E2 subunit)): MSILRCNGGLSWALRSCQSRRVLPITRSPSTISFPRRTFHAAPALWGVKSQILKDVGEGITEVQIIQWYVEEGAHIEEWKPLCQYQSDKAVDDITSRYEGIVKKLHFQADDTVPTGRALCDIEVEDGKYPEDNPPPEPAPAPAQPSPAPAQAETKQPSVEVAATTQKPEAPKNGSRYATLATPAVRGMLKAHNVNILDIPGTGKDGRVLKEDVLRFVTVRDSAPTSQPTTPTIPTTPVSQQSDTAVNLTPIQSQMFKTMTRSLNIPHFLFADELNINNITALRKKLANDPKDPRRITFLSFVIKAVSLALNEYPILNAKVDTSNPDKPQLIMRPRHNIGVAMDTPQGLIVPNVKDVANRSIEDVAAEISRLSALGKEGKLTPADLSGGTITVSNIGNIGGTYVAPVIVSNEVAILGVGKSKTVPIFDEAGQVTKGELVNFSWSADHRVVDGATMARMANKVRECIESPELMLLKLR, from the exons ATGAGCATTCTACGCTGCAATGGAGGCCTCTCTTGGGCTCTCCGTTCTTGTCAATCTCGCAGAGTCCTGCCGATAACTCGCTCCCCGTCAACAATATCCTTTCCCCGTCGCACATTCCATGCTGCTCCGGCTCTGTGGGGGGTCAAGTCTCAGATCCTGAAGGATGTTGGCGAAG GGATCACGGAAGTTCAGATCATCCAATGGTACGTCGAGGAAGGCGCCCATATAGAGGAGTGGAAACCTCTCTGCCAGTATCAATCGGATAAGGCAGTGGATGAT ATTACCTCGAGGTACGAAGGCATTGTTAAGAAGCTTCACTTCCAAGCAGATGACACTGTCCCCACAGGAAGG GCTCTGTGTGATAtagaggttgaggatggaaAATATCCAGAGGATAACCCACCACCTGAGCCAGCACCAGCACCGGCGCAACCTAGCCCTGCTCCTGCACAGGCTGAGACAAAACAACCCTCGGTAGAAGTGGCTGCTACTACCCAGAAGCCAGAAGCTCCGAAGAATGGTTCACGATATGCAACTCTTGCCACCCCGGCCGTCCGCGGGATGCTGAAGGCCCATAATGTGAATATACTAGACATTCCAGGGACAGGGAAAGACGGACGAGTCCTCAAAGAAGATGTCCTTCGGTTTGTGACAGTGCGGGACTCTGCACCTACGTCGCAACCTACAACCCCTACAATCCCTACAACCCCTGTGTCACAGCAGTCAGATACAGCGGTCAACCTGACACCAATTCAGTCACAAATGTTTAAGACCATGACACGGTCGCTCAACATCCCTCACTTCCTATTTGCAGATGAGCTAAACATCAACAATATCACTGCTCTGAGAAAGAAACTGGCCAATGATCCGAAGGACCCCAGGAGAAttaccttcctctccttcgtTATTAAAGCCGTCTCTCTAGCCCTAAATGAATATCCAATCTTGAACGCCAAGGTTGACACAAGCAATCCCGACAAGCCACAACTCATCATGCGGCCCAGACACAATATTGGTGTTGCAATGGATACACCGCAAGGCTTGATTGTGCCAAATGTTAAAGATGTTGCCAACCGGTCTATTGAAGATGTTGCAGCAGAAATCTCCCGTCTGAGCGCCTTAGGTAAAGAAGGGAAGCTCACTCCAGCCGACCTGAGTGGCGGAACAATCACCGTCTCAAATATAGGAAATATTGGGGGTACCTATGTCGCACCAGTGATTGTGTCCAATGAAGTGGCTATCCTGGGTGTTGGAAAATCCAAGACGGTACCAATCTTCGATGAGGCGGGTCAGGTTACCAAGGGTGAATTGGTAAATTTCAGCTGGAGTGCAGATCACCGAGTCGTGGACGGCGCGACTATGGCTCGGATGGCCAATAAAGTCCGGGAATGTATCGAATCCCCAGAGTTGATGCTTCTAAAGCTACGGTAg